The nucleotide window GCGAgcccaaaaacccaaaagccacGGGGAAAAAACTCCTGTAGCAAAACAAAGGTCTCTGTTAAACCCCGTGCCAGGATTTCACCGGGATGGGAGCAGCGGGggctctgcccagggctgcagggcacgagGCTTGCCCAGCTCCCATTTGCCAGCCCAGGGCACCCATGCCACGCCGGGGAGCCGGGTGCTGCGGGACGGACCTGAAGAGGGTGATGAAGCCGTAAGCCTCCAGCAGCATGCCCAGGAGGGGCCACCGCATGAGGACGACGAGGACCCCCCCAAAGAAGAAGCTGGTGCCCTTCAGCTTTGGCCGCTGGAAGAAGAAGGTGAAGGTCCTCCTGAAGCCAATGATGAAGACCAAGCCGGAGAGGAAGAGGATCTGCGAGGATGAAGGGGAGCAGGTCAGAGAAGCACTGTTCAGATGGAGCCTTTGTCCATCCTGGGCATCCGTGCCTGCTGTGGGGAGCACCGGCCCCACTGTACTCACGTTCCCGAAGGCCAGGAGCACCGAGTCGAAGTACAAGAGCATCCCAAAAAGGATGAAGAAGAGGCCGAAGCCAACCAGTCCCACGCCGATCCCTGTGGAGGACGGGAGGAGGGCTGAGACGGGGGCTCGGGCACACAGCTGAGGTCCCACTTTGGGCTGCGGTTGCTCTCCTCAGCACCTCCCTGGCCCATTCCCTCCCAGAaatgtggtttggatttgtcTCCAAAGCTTAGAAACAGCCTTTCCCCCTGCCCAAGCCTTGGGGAGACTGTCAGGTACCCCAGAAATTCCTTTGGGCTGCCAGATAAAgaataaaccacaaaaaaaaataaacggGAAGGTTGTCACTAGCATTTTTCTGAACAGTGGCACGACGGGTGTCGGTGCAGGCAGCCGGTGGGAGAAGCTGGCGATGCTCTCCGGACGAGCCAGGCACCTCCCCGTTGCTGTTCCCGATGCAGACCGGGGGCAGAGGGTGAGGGCAAACCCGGCTCTGCGGCACCCGTGGTGCTGGTCCCCGCGCACAGCCCTGCCTGGTCCCCACGTCCCAGCAGAGCTCTCCCCttgtccccccgccccagggatggggcttgcTGTTgcaccctctccctgccccgaTGACCCCGGtcagcagcctccagccccGCCTGGGCACCGTGGAGCATCCCCACGGCGCGCCCTGGTCCCACGGGGCCGGGCATCGCCGCCGGGACACGGCCACCCCAGCCCGCCCGCTCGCTTACGCTGGAAGTCGGTCAGAGACACCATCTTGCCGGCGACGGGGCTGGGCGAGGCCGGGCGAGGGCGGTTGCCCGTCCACGTGCCTCTCCAGTAGTGACCCTTGGAAAGGCCTTTAGTCCCCACGTCATCCTGCAAATCATTAACAGCCCGGCAGCACCTGCCCCGCGCCCGCAGCATCTCCTTCGGAAGGGATGCGGTGGCCGGGCATCGCCGCAGGCTGACGTATGGAGGGACCGGTGGCCGTGGGTCCCTGCCTGGTCCTGCCCCAGCCTGCACGTCCTTCCTGGGAAGGGATGGCTTGGAGCAATCCCCAAAATAGGGGGATGCACGTGGCTGCGGTGTCCCTTGGGGTGTCCGAGTGGTACCTGGGGCACCGTGAGCCCCCGGCTGGGAGGGAGCCCTGCAGGGCGCTGGGTGCTGCATGCGCAGCTCCCTGCAGCGTCATCACCGGTGCATCGCATGGGGCAGGGACGCTCCCAGCTCACAGCCCTGCGGGACGGGGGAGCTCGGCACCCGCCGTGCCCCAGCCCCGTGCAAGCCCCAGCCCCGTGCAAGCCCCGGCTCCCGGGGTTTGCTGCCCAGTGCAGCGCCGATGGCTCAGCCAGACCTGCTGCCGGTGGCTGATGCAGGGGCCCCGCATGGCACGTGCCACCCCCCAGGGACCTCTACACCCACATCCCTCGGGAAAGTCCGCAGGGACCAGCTCCACACATTTACAAATGAGCCGCTTTCATTCCTTGGCTCTACACAAACTTGCCGAGTacaaatgtggggttttttattcctCCAAGAGGGCTGGCTATTGAGCAGCTACAGTTAAAATAAACCCCACTGGGCAAACGATCCCCCCAAAACAGGGCGAGGGAGGAGAAGGTGCCCGCAGTGAGCTGTGGGCAAGGCAAGACCCTTCCTGAAGGGTTGAAATGCTGCAGCCATTCGTCCGCTGCCTCTCCAGCCTAATATTGAAGTGTTAGCTGAGGGCACCTCTAGACAAAAAACACCGACACCTTGTTGTTTCTTAGatacttttatttctctaacactagcaaaaaaacccagaaaacaaatgcctcccttcccaccctccccagTGCATAAATAGATTTCGTCCCGATGCAAATCCTTTCTCGGTTACAAGTCACTGGTATATGAAGtgttatgaaaaataataaccaaaataaaattaagaaataagttttttttttttaaaaaaaaaacaaaacaacaacaaccaaaccaaaccaatgACCACCGGGTTCCACACTAGGGCGGCCGTGGGGTTCCGGTGCACGCCTTGGGGAAGGCTCAGACCCGGCCAACGCGGTACGGCCGAGCCGGAGCTCGCCGGTGGCTCCGGGTATGCCAGGGGCAGGAGCACCGGGATGCTCCTCATCCCCTCCGACCCCAGAGACGGGAGGAATTGCTGCCCATGGGTCTGCGTG belongs to Pelecanus crispus isolate bPelCri1 chromosome 17, bPelCri1.pri, whole genome shotgun sequence and includes:
- the GOLT1A gene encoding vesicle transport protein GOT1A, whose amino-acid sequence is MVSLTDFQRIGVGLVGFGLFFILFGMLLYFDSVLLAFGNILFLSGLVFIIGFRRTFTFFFQRPKLKGTSFFFGGVLVVLMRWPLLGMLLEAYGFITLFRSFFPVAFGFLGSLANIPVLSKLLQKVGDSSSMV